In Amblyomma americanum isolate KBUSLIRL-KWMA chromosome 8, ASM5285725v1, whole genome shotgun sequence, the DNA window TCTTTGCTGAATATCTAATTAGCTTGAATTCAAAAATACACCATGCCGTGGCACACAATGACAAAGAGTAGGCTCTTGGTGCCGTACGTCTGGAGCGTGCCAATTTTCAAGTCTTGACTCAAATTACATTAGACActctgtataaaaaaaaatgcatttaataaTTGAATTAATATCCGCAGTGAAATACACGATATGTCTGCCTGAAAAGTGACATAGTGACAATAAAGTGaatgttttattgttttctttgatttgttAAAGAGCGGTATAAGACATTGCACTTATATTTAAATGAACCGGCTTCACGCTCTGCGCCCAGCTGAACTTGCCTCAGCTGTATTCACAACTGTCTCGCACTGGctctgttttctgttttcttcctTTAACGTAAAATTACGCAAAACTAATCAGCCCATGTAAGCGCATAATTGACGTTGGGACTATGGCTGGCAGACCTTCTTAGCGCTCTTGGTGGAGCTTAGCGACGACTTCCGAGGCTGCGCTCCCACGTGCAGACGCCCCTTCGATGGATGCCTCGGACTCCGAAGCCTTGCGGCCGAAGCAGTGGTGCGGCTGGGAGGCGAGACCCAGCCAGGCACCATCCGGTCCGTGGTCCGAGATCCTGCTTGGCCCCGCGTTCGAAATCGAAGATGTACCGACGGTCAGTGCCGAGTCATCACCGGGAGGCTGCTGCTCGGCGGGCGCTGGCAACCGGCAGCTTGGGTCTGCAACATCAGATGCCATTTTGAGCCGCGTACAATGCCTGATACGCATATATGGCATGAATGAGGGAAAGAGTACGCGAATTCTCTACTGAAGGAAGGAGCAAAGTGGCTTGGTTCTGTCCAGAAGGCAGTATCGCAGCAACGCGTCATCAGGTCCTATCTTTCATGACTCATGACCCCGTTATGACGTTTTTGTGTTTCTCAACTTGTGTCGCTATCTTTTCAGTGAATAACGTTAACACGTTAGGTTGAACGAAATTTGTTCTATGTAAGCAGGTAGACTGGCTAGACTGCAGGTTGGTGATCAGCCGCCATGTCGGGAGGCGCTTGAACTTGCGCCAGTCATGAAGCGCTCACAGGAAGTGTCTTTGAATAGAAGCCCACGAAATCTAAGCGTGTTCTTTCACACGCGGGTAAAGATCTACTCGAAGAAAACTGCTCTCCGGTTCCTTCATGAGTGGCATGGTGTACCGTTTACAAGATGGAAATCATATTTGGTCAGGCCATCTCTAACAGCCCTAAAGGCGCAGACAAGAAGCAGATGCAGCAGTGCCCGTGCGAAGCGTGAGATGGGCTCTAATAAGCCTAAATAATACATGAAGTGCCGATAGTACACGTAAGAAAATGCGTGAGAAAAACATTACGGACAGAAAGCCTGGTCTATCTGAGGAATAACCGTCTCGTTTGCCCTGCTTGGTCCCCCGTAACATGTGTTGTGTGCAGGCGCATCGTAAATTTTCTTACCAAAGGTCAAGAACAGATGTAGGTTGCATCTTCCCTCGCGCACCCTTGGATGTAGGTGGTTTTGTAATCGTAATTGTCTCTCCTGCTCCTTGTCTTTCCTGACCTGATAATTTCTGCACTGTTCCGGGTTCCACCTAGAGCGAGGGATTTAttccgcctttcctttcctcatagcctcctcctcctccattctGGTGTTCTAGGCATCCGCACTGATGGACCGCAGAGCTGAGCCGCAGGCATTCATCTGCTTCCCAGCTTCAAATATCCTTCCTGCGTCTTCGCCTCCACACCGAGGGATTCACAGGTAGACCATTGAAGTGGAGTAGATAATAATGGCTCACGACAACCGGTATTTGTCCAAGACGACTGGTAAAAACGCCTATGCTAAGAGATATTGTTTGTGCGGTGTTCCAAGCAACAACCAAAGCCTGAGTGCAGTAGCGCTACCGCAAAATAGAGGGCCGCATACAGGAGAGCACTTTATGCATGGTTTCATATATACGTAATGTTTTGTGAGCGCTTCATCATTAACTGAGgctgccgcgttggctcagtggttatggcgctcagctgctaaaccgaaagacgcgggttcgatcccggcagcggcggtcgcatttcgatggaggcgaaatactactctcgtgtactgtgcgatgtcagtgtacgtaaaagaaccacaggtggtggaaatttttggagcccttcactacagcgtcccttatatcctgagtcgctttgggacgttaaatcaccATTAACTGATGTACATATTTAAGCCATCGTTGTCTACCATTTGTCCGGTGTAGGATGAAAGCGAAGAAAGACAGTTTACACAGTTGCGTTGGTTTAACTTGCAATTACTTATAGACCCGTTATAGATCGCGCCTCATTCGTAATTTTTGTTGATCCTGCGGATTATCTTCCGCGAAATGACATGTAGCTCCCATTGTGCGATTTCATGCTTTAAAAAGCCTGGTACTGCGATCATCAGCGAATTCTGCTGCGTTCGACGTTTCTGAAAAAGTAAGTGTGGCTGATCACCGTGTGATGGAAAAGGCAGGCACCAAACCACTTATGCACTGTGGCTGTATATTCGGCTGCAACTCAAGACCACAATGAAAGATGCTCCTCGCAGGAGCCAGTCCAGCCAATGGAAGCGAACTATACTTGTGGCATTGTCATTGATGCCAATGCAGCTTGAAGCCACGTTCGATTCCAGGATGACAAGTACAAGGACGCTGAAAGTGCCACCGTGGCATTGGCTGAGGAGCTGATTGAACAGCTTCCACTGAGGAGCATCTGCCTTGCAGTTTCTTTAGTTATATCCGACTACGTGAACCATAGCGATAGTTGCACATGAAAGAGTGCGCACAAGTTGGATTCTCAGCTGGCTGCGAGACGTTGGTGGTGGCTCCCGATCGCGCGGCCGCGTCCCGTTCCTCTCTGGAGGTCAAGCCCCGTGGAGGGACAGGCGACGCCGGGGATTCCACGTCCGCGGGCAATCGCTGTGCCGGCCGACTGTTGCTGGGCGCCGGGTTGGCGTTCGCACCGCCAGTAGAACCGTCAGAACGCCCACGTCGCAAAGCATGCACCTCGTTCCATGGCAGCTCTTGAGCCTGGAATGCCATCATCGACTGCGGAGAATGCAGCGTCAGAGTTACACAGATTAGTAGTTTCGTGACTCTGGAAAACTTGGCGGTCGGTCAAGTGTTGACAAAAGATGAGCGGACACAAAATACCGTACCGCTGCCGCGGCTTCTAAATAATAGAAAAGATTAGTTAAGATACGTTGTTACAGCTAAGGTGACAGTTGCGCTACCTATCCGCTCGTTTGAATACTTTGCTCACTCGCATTCACGTGAGCGCAATACTTTTAAAAGCGCCGTCGGTCTCACCGGTATTAAAATGGCACGGCGTTTGACAATGCACACAAGTAATAATATGCGAGATCGTTTCGAGGAGAACACCGGATGGAGGGGTGGTACATTAAATGAACTATAAGCTTTATATATGTCCATACTGACGACTTTATGAAACGAATTACGGTTGAATGTACTACACGCACGCGCGAAAGCACAGATAAGTGAGCCAGCATTGAACAAACAAATACAATGAACAAAAACAGCCGCGACCGTGCCCCATATGTTCGTCCAAGCAAATTTTAATACGGTATTAACACGAGAAAGTTTACTGTCTGAGCATCGTAGAATTCTTGGTGGGGCACAAAAATCCTAGGCGCATAAAATAGGGGATGCGCTGTGAGGAAGCAGCATGTGTGTATATCAAATTTCGTTATGGACCTATTTACTTTTGAGACAGCTGTCTGAGTTTTCGTCCTTCAGGACCGCCGCGCATCAAAATGAGCCTCTATGATAAAGACGGTGACTTTGTCGACGAAATCAGCAGCCGGAGGCCCTGCTCAGCGTCATAGTAACTGTCGATAACATCTTGTCAACATCATCatatcatcataatcagccttactacacccactgcagggcaaaggcctctcccatgtctctccaattaaccctatcctttgccagctgcatccaccctttgcctgcaaacttcttaatctcatccgcccacctaaccttctgccgccccctgctacgcttactttctcttggaacccactccgttacccttaaggaccagcggttatcttgccttcgcattacatgccctgcccaagcccatttctttcccttgatttcgactaggatgtcattaacccgtgttccctcacccactctgcccgcttccgatctcttaacgttacacctatcatttttctttccatggctcgctgcgttgtccttaacctaagctgaactcttttcgttagcctccacgtttctgccccgtaggtgagtaccggtaagattatgctgttgtacactttcctcttgagggaaattggtaaactgccactcatgatctgcgagaatttgccatatgcgctccagcccattcttatccttctagttatctccctctcatgatctggatcagctgtcactacctgccctaagtagacgtattccggcacaatttctaggctctcgctgccaattgtgaactgttgttcccttgctaggctgttgaacattacctt includes these proteins:
- the LOC144100356 gene encoding uncharacterized protein LOC144100356, with translation MMVRVLGSTSVLQRLSLFLLEEFGTRLRNVALVCLSAAVVVPLLVHDTLAVLLVLALVRRLVFDIMNENLQSMMAFQAQELPWNEVHALRRGRSDGSTGGANANPAPSNSRPAQRLPADVESPASPVPPRGLTSREERDAAARSGATTNVSQPAENPTYPSCRLPAPAEQQPPGDDSALTVGTSSISNAGPSRISDHGPDGAWLGLASQPHHCFGRKASESEASIEGASARGSAASEVVAKLHQER